Within the Pseudonocardia alni genome, the region GGCGTACCAGACACCCTGGCCGTCGGAGAGGGCGTCACGGCGCCGGCCGCGGACCGACCGTCGTGATCAGCCGCGGCTGCTGCCGACGAGATGGGCGAACACCACGGTGTTGTCCCGATAACTCCGTGCGCTCGAGTCGAAAGATCCGCCACAGGTGATCAGGCGCAGTTCCGCGCGGTCGGCGTCGCCGTAGACGGATTCGGTCGGAAACGCATTCTTGGGAAACGACCGGACCTCGTCGACACGGAATGTCGCGGCAATTCCGTCGGCCCGTGTGACGGTGATGTCCTCGCCCGGACGCATCCGGCCGAGGTCGTAGAACACCGATGGTCCCTCGGCGGCCGAGTCGACGTGGCCGAGGATGACCGACGGGCCGCGGAAGCCCGGTGCCGACGACCCGCGGTACCAGGACGCCCGGTCGTAGCCGGGGCCCGGGGCCGGGACCTCGAGGGTGCCGTCCGGCGCGAGACCGGACTGGTCGACGACCGACTCGACCCCGATCGACGGGATCGAGATCGACCGGGGCGGAGAGGGCGGGAGCACCTCCCCCACCGGCCGGGCCCCCGCGGGCGCGGTGCCCACCACGGCCGGTCCCACTGGGCCGGCGGCCGCGGCCACCGGCTCCGGGGGGCCGCCCGCGGTCAGCGCCGACACCAGTACGACCACACCCGCGACGGCCAGCAGCAGCGCGCTCAGCAGAGCGAGCGGCCGCCGGACGCGGGACGGGTGTGGTGCGGTCATCGGGTGCTCCGGTCCTGGTGCCGATCGGGGAACCGGTCGTGGTGGACCACCACGACCGGAGCCGGGTGTGCCGCCCGCCTGTGCGGACGGCACACCCGGAGTGGATCAGTGCCCGCGGACGCCGCGACGGCGGACGACGAGCACCAGCGCGGAGCCGGCGAGCAGCGCGACACCGGTCACGACCAGCGCCGTGTCGGTGCCGGAGGTGCTGCCACCACCGGTCTCGACGCCACCCTGCGGCATCGGCATGGTCCCGCTCGTCGTGTTGACGACGATCGTCGCGATGCCGATGGTGGTGCCGCCCTTGAGGGCGTCGGTCTCGAAGGCGCCGTTCAGGGCCTCGGCGGCCCCGGCGTTCAGGGTGACGGTCGTGCCGGTCAGCGTCGCGGTGCCCGCCGACTGGTCGATCGTGATGGGCTTCAGGGTCGAGCCGTTGAGGTCGAACAGGGTGGTCGACTCGGCGACGGTCTGGCCGCCGGCGCGGACCCGGCCGGTCAGCACGGCGGGGTCGCCCGGGTCGATCACGAAGTTGTCGAGCGTGACCTCGGTGTCACCCTTGGTGAGGGTGAGCCCGCTGCCCATGTGCTCGATCCTGCCCTGCACGTAGGGCAGGACCTCGTCCGGCTTGTAGACGGTCACGTTGCCACCGGTGATCGGGAACGACGCGGAGCCGTCCGTGATCGAGGCGGACCCGAACGGGCCGGGGGTGACGTCGAGCGAGGTCAGCGCGTCGGTGAAGCCCTTGTCCAGCGCGACCGAGGTGCTCTTGCCGGTCAGGTTGGAGATCATCGCGACCGGGGGAGGGGTCTCCTGCGCGGAGGCGACCCCGGCGCCCAGCGCGGTCGTCGCGGCGGCGACCAGGCCGATCGTGGCCAGACCGATCACACGTCGTACTGAATTCGCCATGGTGGTTCTCCTCAGATCGCACCGACCGACGGGCGATTCCCGGCGACCTCTGCTCCTGTATTCGACGGCCGGAGCGCGGAGGTTCGGAGAAATGCGGGAAAGAATGTCCCGGGGCCCGGATATCACCGCGGGTGACGTGTTCCGGACCCCGGGCAGCGGAGCGTGTGCGGCGGAGCTCAGCCCCCGGGGCGGCCGAGCCCGTGGTGCCGGATGCGGGCCTTCATCTCGGCGACGCCGTCGGCGAACCGCGTCGCGTAGACCTCCTCGACGGCGGCCGCACCGGCCGCGGTGACGCTCCCGTCGGCGTCGATCAGGCCGAGGGCGAGCAGGTGCCGGGCCACCGCCGGGCGCAGCAGGTCGACGTCCACCTCGCGCGCGTCGAGCAGTTCCAGGGCCCGTGACTCGTCGCGGGTCAGGAGCATCCGCCTCACCTCCACCCCTGGATTCGTGCGCGGGGCGCGAGGGGTTCACCCCGGTCCGGCGGCGGCCCAACGGGCCACGGCGACGGCAGTCCCCCCGGGGGACCGGTGGCGGCACGTTGCCGGGATCCCCGGCGTCCGTCCGGTGGGGCCACGCCGCGCCGGGGGAGGACCCGCTGCGGTGGCAGCGCGGCGGAACCACCGGCCACGAACGGTCACGGAACCTGCCGCGGGTCAGATCAGGCCCGCCGCGCGGGCCGCGATGACCGCCCGCGCCCGGTTCTGGGTGTCGAGCTTGCGCATCGCGCTGTGCAGGTAGGCCTTGACCGTTCCCACGGTGATCCCGAGCTGCGCGGCGATCTCGGCGTTGGTCGCGCCCACCGCGACGTGCCGCAGCGCCTCGATCTCCCGCGGGGAGAGGGCGGGCGTCTCCCCGACCGTCCGGCCCGCGGTCGGGCGCACCCCGGCGAGGCCGGCGTGGATCCGGCGCAGCCGCTCGCGCAGCTCCGGGTCACCGGTGCTCTCGATCAGCGCAGCGAGCTCGAGCAGTGCGTCGGTCCGGCTCCCGGCGTCCGCCGCGGCCGGGAACGCAACGGCCGGGGGAGCGTGCTGGTCGAGCAGGGTCGTGGCGTCCCGGGCGATGGTGGCGGCCACGATGCCGGCGTTGCGGACCGCGACGTCGCCGATCGGCCGGTGCTCGCGCATCGCCCCGTACATCACCCCGCGGACCGCGCCGCGGACGACGATCGGGTACGCCAGGATCGACGCGAGCCGCTCGTGCTCCACGACGACGTGGTCGTAGTCGTGGGTGATCCCGGGGGTCGAGGCGTAGTCGCTCACCCGGCACGGGATCCGGCGGGCCATCGCGGCACCGCCGAGTCCGCGTCCGGTCAGGACGCTGAGCAGCCGCAGCGAGTCGCCGAAGGTGCCGATCAGCTGGTTGATCGAGAGCTGCTGTTCGTCGCCCACCGTCCGGGTGGTCCCGCCGAAGACGACGGGCAGGCCGGTCGTCGCGCTGAGTTCGTGCAGACGCCGGGGCATGACCCGGTCCAGGGCCCGCGCGACTGCGTCGTCGTCCTGCACGAGTGCTCCTCCCCGTCCTGGCGGCGTCGTCGCCGGCTCCGGACGACCTCGTCACGTGCAACGAGTCATGTCCGGCGGGGTTGTTGTGCCAGACACGCCCCGGCACGTCAATCGGCCCGGTCGGTTCCAGCCTGTCACCTGCCCGAGTGCCGGGGGCAGATCAGCTGTGCCTGCCGCACCGGCGACCGCACGGCGGCAGGCACGTCGACCGGGCCGTGGGGCCCGATCCGTGGATCCGAACACTGACTTCGGTTGGTAGCGGGTGGTGGTCCGCTGCGGCGAGTCTCGGTGCTTCCACCAGGCCGCGCTCGACGAGGAGCCACGCATGACCACCACCCCCGCACCGGTCCCCCTGAGAAGGGTGGCCGCGGCCAGCTGCGCGGGCACCACCATCGAGTTCTACGACTTCTTCATCTACGGGACGGCCGCGGCGCTGGTGTTCCCGAAGGTCTTCTTCCCGGCCCTGGGCTCCACCGCGGGCACCGTCGCCTCCTTCGCGACGTTCGCGGTGGCGTTCTTCGCCCGCCCGGTCGGCGCGATCGTGTTCGGCCACTACGGCGACCGGATCGGCCGGAAGAAGACCCTGATCTCGACGCTCCTGCTGATGGGCATCGCGACCGTCCTGATCGGACTGCTCCCGGGCGCGGAGACGATCGGCGTCGCGGCCCCGCTGATCCTGGTCTTCCTGCGGTTCTGCCAGGGCTTCGCCGTCGGCGGCGAGTGGGCGGGTGCGACCCTGCTGACCGCGGAGTACGCGCCGAAGGAGAAGCGCGGCCTGTACGGGGTGTTCCCCCAGCTCGGCCCGGCCATCGCGTTCGCGCTGTCCTCGGGCACCTTCCTGGTCACCGGTCTGGTCATGGGTGACACCGACGACGCGTTCCTGACCTACGGCTGGCGGATCCCGTTCCTGCTGTCGATCCTGCTCGTCGGCGTCGGGCTGTGGGTGCGGCTCTCGATCGAGGAGACCCCCGCGTTCGCCGAGGCCCGGCGGCGCGCGGCTGCGGAGGCGGCCGCGCTCGACCGCTCGAAGCGGCTGCCCTTCCTGGAGGCCGTCCGGGCGCAGCCGCGTGAGGTCCTGCTGTCGGCCGGTGCGCTGTCGATGCTGTTCGCGTTCTTCTACATGGGCACGGCCTACCTGACCGCCTACGGCACGAACCCGCAGGGTGCGGCCCTGGACCGCCCGGTGGTGCTGGGCATCGGCATCGCCGCGGCCGTCGTGTTCGGGCTCGCGATCGTCGTCGCCGGGATGCTGTCGGACCGGTTCGGGCGTCGCGCGGTCATCCGGACGTCCTGCGTCGCCGGGATCGTCTGGGCGCTGGCGCTGTTCCCGCTGCTCGACACCGGCAGTGCCACCGCGTTCGCGATCGGCCTCTGCGGGACCTTGGTGATCTTCGCGGTCGCCTACGGCCCGGCGGGCTCCTACCTGCCCGAGCTGTTCTCGGCCCGGCACCGCTACACCGGCGCCGGGCTCGGCTACAACCTCGCCGGCGTCCTCGGCGGGGCGATCCCGCCGCTGGTCGCGCCCGGTCTGGCCGCGGCGTACGGCTCGATCGCGATCGGCGTGATGCTCTCGCTGATCGGCGTGATCTCCCTGGTCTGCGTGTCGCTGCTGCACGAGACCCGCAACGTCGCGCTCGAGCACGAGCGCCCCGCGACCGCCCCGACGACGGTCTGACCCGCACCACCGACCCGGAGGTCGTCCGCCCCATGGCCAACCACGACATCTACCGCGACGCCCGTGACCGGCTCGTCGCGCTGCACGGCGAGCACGAGAAGGCCGTCGCCGACTTCACCTGGCCGCAGTTCGACGGCGCGTTCCAGTGGGCGCACGACTGGTTCGACGTGATCGCCGACGGCGAGTCGCGGACCGCGCTGCGCATCGTCGAGGAGGACGGTGCCGAGGGTGCCTGGACCTTCGACGAGCTGCGCCGCCGCTCCAACCAGGTGGCCCGCTGGCTCGCCTCGCACGGCGTCGGGCGCGGGGACAGCGTGCTGGTCATGCTCGGCAACCGCGTCGAGCTGTGGGAGTCGATGCTCGCGGTGATGAAGCTCGGCGCGGTGATCATGCCGACGACCACCGCGCTCGGCGCCGTCGACCTGCCGGACCGGCTGGAGCGCGGGGGAGCGCGGTTCGTGATCGCCGACGCGTCCTGCACGGGCAAGTTCGACGGCCTGCTCGACGGGCTCACCGCGGTCTCGGTCGGCGGGTCCGCCGAGGGCTGGCTGGACCTCGCCGACTCCCGCGACGTCGACGACGCCCCGGTCGAGCACCCGGGCACCACCGCCGACGACCGGCTCCTGCTGTACTTCACCTCCGGCACCACCAGCCGGCCGAAGCTGGTCGAGCACACCCAGACGTCGTACCCGGTCGGGCACCTGTCCACCATGTACTGGCTGGGCATCACCCCGGGCGACGTGCACCTCAACATCAGCTCGCCGGGCTGGGCCAAGCACGCGTGGAGCTGCTTCTTCGCGCCGTGGATCGCCGGGGCGACGATCTTCCTCTACAACTACACCCGCTTCGACGCGGCGTCGCTGCTCGGCCAGATCCGGGACAAGGGCGTCACCACGTTCTGCGCTCCGCCGACGGTCTGGCGGATGCTGATCAAGGCCGACCTGTCCGGCGGACCCGGCTCGCTGCGCGAGGTCATCGCGGCGGGCGAGCCGCTCAACCCGGAGATCATCGAGCAGGTCCGGGCGCAGTGGGGCCTGACCCTGCGCGACGGGTTCGGCCAGACCGAGACGACGGCGTCGGTGGGCAACACGCCCGGCTCCGCGGTGAAGCCCGGGTCGATGGGGCGTCCGCTGCCCGGTGTCCCGGTGGTGCTGGTCGACGAGCTCACCGGCGAGGTCTCCGGGACCGAGGGCGAGATCTGCATCGACCTGTCCCGGCGGCCCACCAGCCTGATGGCCGGGTACCTGGACATGCCGGAGAAGACCGCCGACGCCATGGCGGGCGGCTTCTACCACACCGGTGACACCGCAACCCGCGACGAGGACGGCTACCTGTTCTACGTCGGCCGCACCGACGACGTGTTCAAGGCCAGCGACTACAAGATCTCGCCGTTCGAGCTGGAGAGCGTGCTCGTCGAGCACCCGGCGGTGCTGGAGGCGGCCGTGGTGCCCCAGCCCGACCCGGTCCGGCTCGCCGTGCCGAAGGCCTACGTCGCGCTCGCCCCCGGCCACGAACCGACCCGGGAGACCGCGGCCGCGATCTTCGCCCACACCCGGGACCACCTGGCGCCCTACCTCCGGGTGCGGCGCATCGAGTTCTCCGAGCTGCCGAAGACGATCTCGGGCAAGATCCGGCGGGTGGAGCTGCGGGCCCGCGAGCGCGACGAGGCCGGGGCGGCCGCGGGCGGGGAGTGGCGCTACGAGGACTTCCCGGAGCTGAAGGGCTGACCGCCCTCCCCGGGAACGCTCCGGGGCGGTGTCCGCCGAGCCGCCTCGGACCGGACGGTCGGTCCGTCCCGGCAGCGAGCCGGGGACGGACCGACCGTCTCTCTCACTTCGTGGAAGCTGCTACCGTCCAGCGGGAGAAAGTCGGGTTCGTGTCGCGACGACCGGCGCGCTCGACCGAGGTGAGGACTCCCGTGGACATGCTCCGTTTCCCTGCGGACACCATCAGGGCCCAGATCGCCGGCGTGCTGACGGCGTGGGGGATGGCACCGGAGCAGGTCGTGACCACGGCCGCGGTGATGACCCACACCGACCTGTCCGGGATCGACTCGCACGGGATATCGATGCTGATGTCCTACGAGGAGCTGTGGCGCTCGGGACGGCTGCGGCTCGACGCGCAGCCGGAGGTCGTCCGCCGGACCGCCGCGATGGCGTTGGTCGACGCGCAGGGGGGACTCGGTCACCCGGCCGCCGTCGCCGCGATGGAGCTGGCGATCGGGATGGCCCGCGCGGCCGGTGTCGGGGTGGTGTCGGTGCGCAACTCCCACCACTTCGGCGCGGCCGGCTACTACGCCGCGATGGCGGCCGAGGCCGGGCTGATCGGCCTGGTCACGACGTCGGCGAAGGTGGTGAGCGTCGTACCGACCGGTGGTGCGCTCCCGCGCCTGACCACCAACCCGATCGCGTTCGCCGCGCCCGCGCGGCGCAACCCGCCGTTCGTACTGGACATGTCGACCAGCACGGTCGCCGCGAACAAGGTCAAGGTCTTCGACCTGCTCGGCCGGCCGGTGCCGCAGGGCTGGGTGACCGACGAGGCGGGGGACCCGGTCACCGATCCGGCGGCCGCGATGGCCTACCTCCACGAGCACCTGTACGGCGGGCTCACCCCGTTGGGGGGCGACGGTGCGACCGGCGGCCACAAGGGGTACGGCCTGGCGGTCATGGTCCAGATCCTGAGCGCCGCGCTGTCGGGCGCCGATCTCGCCGCGCGTCGGCCGCCCGGGGCCCCGGAGGACATCGGGCACTTCCTCCTCGCTCTCGACCCGTCCGTCCTGCGCCCCGACGGGGGATACCTCGACGACGTCGACGAGCTGCTCGACACCCTGCGCGAGACGCCGCCCGTGGACGCCGAGGCGCCCGTCGTGGTCGCCGGCGATCCCGAACGTCGGCACCGCGAGGAACGGGCCGAACACGGCGTTCCCCTGCCCGGCAGCCTGCTCCGGAAGCTCGAGGCCGTCTGCGAGCGGGCCCGGGTCCCCTTCCTGCTCGACGCCTCCCGCTCGGCGGACGGGGGCACCACCACCTCGTGACCGGCGGCACCGCCGCCCGGGCGGAGTCTCAGCCGGTGGGGACCGCGCGGCCGATGGCCAGCGCGGCGCGCTGCACCTCGAGGCCGAGCGCGGCCGTGCGGGCCTCGGGGACGTCCTCGGCGTAGCCCGCCACTTGGACGGCGGCCCGGACGTCGCCGTGCAGCGGGATCGCCGCGGCGACGCTGGCGACCCCGGGGGCCCGCTCGTTGTAGGCCACCGAGTAGCCGAGTTCGCGGGTGCGGGCGAGGTCGGCCAGCACCGCCTCGACGTCGGGTGCCGGGTACTCGGCGGTCTCGCCGAGGCTCTCCAGCAGCGCGCGGGCGTCCTCCGCGCTCCGCTGGGCCAGCAGCGCCTTGCCGGCGCCGAGGTGCAACGGCAGCCGGGCCCCGACCGGCAGCTCGTACCGGAGCCTGCGCTGCGCGTGCGCCCGGGTCAGGACGACGCGGGTGTCGTCGTACTCCCGGAACAGCGACGCGGTCAGCCCCGTCTCGACCGCCAGGTCGATGAGGACCGGACTCGCGACGAGCAGCAGCGGGTTGGTCGTCAGGTAGGCGTGCGCACCGAAGGTGAGGGCGACGCCGGGACGGTAGCCGGCACCGCTGCGCTCGACCCGGTCCCGCGACTCGAGCACCGCCAGGATGCGCTGCGCGGTGGGCACCGGCAGTCCTGCGCGCCGCGCGATCTCGGTGAGCCGCAGCGGTTGACGCGCCTCGTCGAGCACCTCGAGGACGTCGATGGCCCGTTCCAGGGACCGCATCGTCGAGCTCTTGTCCATGCCGTCCCACTTCCGTCGCCGACCACGCGCGCCCACCTTCTCACACAGTGGTAGATCGCCTCGCCAAGCGGGCGCGACGACGCCCTTGACAGGCCCGGAACCACCACCCACACTCATTCCGCGAGCAAGACTTCCATTCTGTGAGACATCTTCTCACCAGAGTCCAACATCGACGTCGGGACTGGTCCACATGCCGATCGCGCTCCTAGCGCTCTGTGCGTTCATCGCCGTCATCGTGACCTGGAACGTGGTCCTGCGCCGGAACATGGGCGAGGCCATGCTGATCGGCCTGCTGGTCACGGCGCTGTTCGCCGGTACCGGAGCGCCCCGGGCCCTGCTCGACGGCATGGTCGGCGCACTGGAGCACGAGGTCCTCTTCGCCGCGATGGCGTTCGTGCTGATGGCGTACGTGATCGACCGCCTCGGGCTCATCCAGCGGCTGCTGGCGATCCTCAACTCGGTGTTCGGGCGGCTGCGCGGCGGCCCCGCACTCGTGGACACCGCGGGGTCGGCGGTCATGGGGGCGTTGTCGGGGTCCAACTCCGGCAACACCGCCGCCACGGGCTCCTTCACGGGGCCGTGGATGGTCCGCAGCGGCTGGAGCCCGACACGCAGTGCCACGATGCTCGCCGGGAACGGCGGCATGGGCGCGGCGCTCCCGCCGAGCGCCTCCATGGTCATCATGATCGGCTTCGCCGGCTCCATGGTGACCACCGGTCAGATCTACCTCGCCCTGCTCATGGCCGGGATCTACCAGATCGTGTGGCGGTTCCTGCTGATCTTCTGGTTCGTCCGCCGCGACGGCATCACCCGGGTCGACGACG harbors:
- a CDS encoding class F sortase, with protein sequence MTAPHPSRVRRPLALLSALLLAVAGVVVLVSALTAGGPPEPVAAAAGPVGPAVVGTAPAGARPVGEVLPPSPPRSISIPSIGVESVVDQSGLAPDGTLEVPAPGPGYDRASWYRGSSAPGFRGPSVILGHVDSAAEGPSVFYDLGRMRPGEDITVTRADGIAATFRVDEVRSFPKNAFPTESVYGDADRAELRLITCGGSFDSSARSYRDNTVVFAHLVGSSRG
- a CDS encoding helix-turn-helix transcriptional regulator, whose amino-acid sequence is MQDDDAVARALDRVMPRRLHELSATTGLPVVFGGTTRTVGDEQQLSINQLIGTFGDSLRLLSVLTGRGLGGAAMARRIPCRVSDYASTPGITHDYDHVVVEHERLASILAYPIVVRGAVRGVMYGAMREHRPIGDVAVRNAGIVAATIARDATTLLDQHAPPAVAFPAAADAGSRTDALLELAALIESTGDPELRERLRRIHAGLAGVRPTAGRTVGETPALSPREIEALRHVAVGATNAEIAAQLGITVGTVKAYLHSAMRKLDTQNRARAVIAARAAGLI
- a CDS encoding MFS transporter, with protein sequence MTTTPAPVPLRRVAAASCAGTTIEFYDFFIYGTAAALVFPKVFFPALGSTAGTVASFATFAVAFFARPVGAIVFGHYGDRIGRKKTLISTLLLMGIATVLIGLLPGAETIGVAAPLILVFLRFCQGFAVGGEWAGATLLTAEYAPKEKRGLYGVFPQLGPAIAFALSSGTFLVTGLVMGDTDDAFLTYGWRIPFLLSILLVGVGLWVRLSIEETPAFAEARRRAAAEAAALDRSKRLPFLEAVRAQPREVLLSAGALSMLFAFFYMGTAYLTAYGTNPQGAALDRPVVLGIGIAAAVVFGLAIVVAGMLSDRFGRRAVIRTSCVAGIVWALALFPLLDTGSATAFAIGLCGTLVIFAVAYGPAGSYLPELFSARHRYTGAGLGYNLAGVLGGAIPPLVAPGLAAAYGSIAIGVMLSLIGVISLVCVSLLHETRNVALEHERPATAPTTV
- a CDS encoding AMP-binding protein, translating into MANHDIYRDARDRLVALHGEHEKAVADFTWPQFDGAFQWAHDWFDVIADGESRTALRIVEEDGAEGAWTFDELRRRSNQVARWLASHGVGRGDSVLVMLGNRVELWESMLAVMKLGAVIMPTTTALGAVDLPDRLERGGARFVIADASCTGKFDGLLDGLTAVSVGGSAEGWLDLADSRDVDDAPVEHPGTTADDRLLLYFTSGTTSRPKLVEHTQTSYPVGHLSTMYWLGITPGDVHLNISSPGWAKHAWSCFFAPWIAGATIFLYNYTRFDAASLLGQIRDKGVTTFCAPPTVWRMLIKADLSGGPGSLREVIAAGEPLNPEIIEQVRAQWGLTLRDGFGQTETTASVGNTPGSAVKPGSMGRPLPGVPVVLVDELTGEVSGTEGEICIDLSRRPTSLMAGYLDMPEKTADAMAGGFYHTGDTATRDEDGYLFYVGRTDDVFKASDYKISPFELESVLVEHPAVLEAAVVPQPDPVRLAVPKAYVALAPGHEPTRETAAAIFAHTRDHLAPYLRVRRIEFSELPKTISGKIRRVELRARERDEAGAAAGGEWRYEDFPELKG
- a CDS encoding Ldh family oxidoreductase yields the protein MLRFPADTIRAQIAGVLTAWGMAPEQVVTTAAVMTHTDLSGIDSHGISMLMSYEELWRSGRLRLDAQPEVVRRTAAMALVDAQGGLGHPAAVAAMELAIGMARAAGVGVVSVRNSHHFGAAGYYAAMAAEAGLIGLVTTSAKVVSVVPTGGALPRLTTNPIAFAAPARRNPPFVLDMSTSTVAANKVKVFDLLGRPVPQGWVTDEAGDPVTDPAAAMAYLHEHLYGGLTPLGGDGATGGHKGYGLAVMVQILSAALSGADLAARRPPGAPEDIGHFLLALDPSVLRPDGGYLDDVDELLDTLRETPPVDAEAPVVVAGDPERRHREERAEHGVPLPGSLLRKLEAVCERARVPFLLDASRSADGGTTTS
- a CDS encoding IclR family transcriptional regulator, encoding MDKSSTMRSLERAIDVLEVLDEARQPLRLTEIARRAGLPVPTAQRILAVLESRDRVERSGAGYRPGVALTFGAHAYLTTNPLLLVASPVLIDLAVETGLTASLFREYDDTRVVLTRAHAQRRLRYELPVGARLPLHLGAGKALLAQRSAEDARALLESLGETAEYPAPDVEAVLADLARTRELGYSVAYNERAPGVASVAAAIPLHGDVRAAVQVAGYAEDVPEARTAALGLEVQRAALAIGRAVPTG